A stretch of Pristiophorus japonicus isolate sPriJap1 chromosome 10, sPriJap1.hap1, whole genome shotgun sequence DNA encodes these proteins:
- the abhd13 gene encoding protein ABHD13, producing MMEKTWKSWTYARRWLIALVSWSWSLCRISLLALILTFHLYGGILLLLLILASVAGILYKFQDVLLYFPEQPPSSRLYIPVPTGIPHENLFVKTKDGIRLNLILLRYTGDNAPYSPTIIYFHGNAGNIGHRIQNALLMMVNLKVNVLLVDYRGYGRSEGEPSENGLYLDSEAVLDYVMTRPDLDKTKVILFGRSLGGAVAIHLASENPHRIFAIIVENTFLSIPHMASTLFSFFPMRYLPLWCYKNKFLSYNKIAQCRMPSLLISGLSDQLIPPVMMKQLCELSTSRTKRLVIFPDGTHNDTWQCQGYFAALEQFIKELLKNNSHEEIKTTSNVTII from the coding sequence ATGATGGAAAAAACATGGAAGTCGTGGACATATGCCAGGAGATGGCTGATTGCCCTGGTCTCGTGGTCCTGGAGTTTATGCCGAATTTCTCTGCTAGCTTTGATTTTAACCTTTCACCTATATGGGGGCATTCTTTTGCTTCTCTTGATACTTGCATCAGTAGCAGGTATATTGTACAAATTCCAAGATGTGCTCCTCTACTTTCCAGAGCAACCACCCTCGTCACGTTTGTACATTCCTGTGCCTACTGGGATCCCACATGAAAACCTCTTTGTTAAAACCAAAGATGGAATCCGACTTAATTTGATTCTGTTGAGGTACACTGGAGATAATGCGCCATATTCACCAACCATAATTTATTTTCATGGGAATGCAGGTAATATTGGTCACAGGATACAAAATGCTCTGCTGATGATGGTCAATCTGAAAGTTAATGTTTTACTTGTAGATTACAGAGGTTACGGAAGGAGTGAAGGGGAACCGAGTGAAAATGGCCTTTACTTGGATTCGGAGGCTGTACTGGACTATGTCATGACTAGACCAGATCTTGATAAAACAAAAGTAATTTTATTTGGCCGCTCCTTAGGCGGAGCAGTGGCTATTCACCTGGCCTCGGAGAATCCGCACCGGATTTTTGCAATAATTGTTGAGAACACATTCCTCAGCATCCCGCACATGGCCAGCACTTTATTCTCCTTCTTTCCCATGAGGTATCTTCCACTCTGGTGCTACAAGAACAAATTTCTGTCCTACAACAAGATTGCACAATGCAGAATGCCTTCTCTTTTGATTTCTGGATTGTCAGACCAGTTAATTCCACCAGTCATGATGAAGCAACTGTGCGAACTGTCTACATCACGGACTAAGAGACTGGTCATTTTTCCAGATGGAACTCACAATGACACTTGGCAATGCCAGGGCTATTTTGCTGCTCTTGAACAATTTATCAAAGAGTTATTAAAAAATAATTCACATGAAGAAATAAAAACCACATCTAATGTCACAATAATATAA